In a genomic window of Alkalibaculum bacchi:
- a CDS encoding acetate/propionate family kinase has product MNILVINCGSSSLKYQLINMNNEEVIAKGLAEKIGLEDSIFSHTPVGKDKVVKNGKLNDHQEALNLVMKSLVDENCGVIKSLNEIDAVGHRIVHGGEFYSSSVLIDEKVIEAIEKCVELAPLHNPANILGITACQALLPGVPMVAVFDTAFHQTMPQEAYTYALPYEYYEKYKVRKYGFHGTSHKYVSGRAAHILDKPIEELKLVSCHLGNGASLTAVKYGESVDTTMGFTPLEGLAMGTRCGNIDPSIVTFLQDKENLTARDLDTIMNKKSGVLGISGVSSDFRDIENAGEGGNERAKLALAVFIYKVKTAIGSYVAAMNGVDAIIFTAGLGENSATSRKAICEGLTYLGLAIDDDKNGMRGEEIIISTPESKVKVIVIPTDEEMAIARDTKDIIGK; this is encoded by the coding sequence ATGAACATTTTAGTCATTAACTGTGGTAGTTCTTCATTGAAGTACCAACTTATTAACATGAACAACGAAGAAGTAATAGCAAAAGGTTTAGCAGAAAAGATCGGCTTAGAAGACTCCATTTTTAGTCATACTCCTGTAGGCAAAGACAAAGTAGTCAAAAACGGTAAATTAAATGATCATCAAGAAGCTTTAAATCTAGTAATGAAATCATTAGTAGATGAAAACTGTGGTGTAATCAAATCTCTTAATGAAATTGATGCCGTAGGTCATAGAATCGTTCATGGTGGCGAGTTTTATTCATCATCTGTTTTAATTGATGAAAAAGTAATTGAAGCTATCGAAAAATGCGTTGAACTTGCACCACTGCACAATCCAGCTAATATCTTAGGAATCACTGCATGTCAAGCTTTATTACCAGGTGTGCCTATGGTTGCGGTATTTGATACAGCTTTCCATCAAACAATGCCACAAGAAGCATATACCTATGCATTACCATATGAATATTACGAAAAATACAAAGTTAGAAAATATGGTTTCCATGGTACTTCTCACAAATATGTTTCTGGTAGAGCAGCTCATATTTTAGACAAGCCAATAGAAGAATTAAAGCTTGTTTCTTGCCATTTAGGTAATGGAGCTAGTTTAACAGCTGTTAAATATGGAGAGTCAGTTGATACTACAATGGGCTTTACTCCATTAGAAGGTTTAGCAATGGGAACAAGATGTGGAAACATTGACCCATCTATCGTAACTTTCTTACAAGATAAAGAAAACCTTACTGCACGTGACTTAGATACAATCATGAATAAAAAATCAGGTGTATTAGGTATTTCTGGTGTAAGTTCAGACTTTAGAGATATCGAAAATGCAGGCGAAGGTGGAAATGAAAGAGCAAAATTAGCATTAGCTGTATTCATTTACAAAGTAAAAACAGCTATTGGATCTTATGTAGCAGCTATGAACGGTGTTGATGCGATTATATTTACAGCAGGTTTAGGTGAAAATTCAGCTACAAGCAGAAAAGCTATATGTGAAGGTTTGACTTATTTAGGACTTGCAATCGACGATGACAAAAATGGAATGCGTGGCGAAGAAATCATAATTTCTACTCCAGAATCAAAGGTAAAAGTAATCGTTATTCCAACAGATGAAGAAATGGCTATAGCTAGAGATACCAAGGATATCATTGGCAAATAG